One window from the genome of Saccopteryx leptura isolate mSacLep1 chromosome 8, mSacLep1_pri_phased_curated, whole genome shotgun sequence encodes:
- the LOC136379593 gene encoding LOW QUALITY PROTEIN: renin receptor-like (The sequence of the model RefSeq protein was modified relative to this genomic sequence to represent the inferred CDS: inserted 2 bases in 1 codon), which produces MAVLIMLLSLVAAVLGSEFNVLRSPESVVFRDGNWPIPGERIADVVALAMGFSVKEDLPWPGLALGNLFRRPRATVMVVVKGVGKLALPPGRLISYPLEKAVPFSLDSVADSIHSLFSEENPVALQLAPSEERVYMVGTANSVFEDLSVTLGQLHNHLFQENXVLSSLLSSLRSNNEVDLRLLSELQVLHDISSLMSQHKHLANDPFPDLYSLELTGLDEIGKHYEEYSEQFRDASKVLVDALQKFADDTYSLYGGNAVLELETLRSYDPFLVRKTRTVLETKQEKNPPSPYNLVYKYNFEYPVVFSLVLGTMIALALAVIITSYNVWNIDPGYESIIYRMTNQKIQMY; this is translated from the exons ATGGCGGTGCTCATCATGCTTCTGTCCTTGGTGGCGGCTGTCTTGGGCAGTGAATTTAATGTATTAAGATCACCAGAGTCTGTTGTTTTCCGTGATGGAAATTGGCCTATACCAGGAGAGCGGATCGCAGATGTGGTTGCATTAGCCATGGGCTTCTCTGTGAAGGAAGACCTTCCTTGGCCGGGACTTGCCCTGGGTAACCTGTTCCGTCGTCCTCGGGCCACCGTTATGGTGGTGGTGAAGGGAGTGGGCAAACTCGCTCTACCCCCGGGCAGGCTCATTTCGTACCCTTTGGAGAAGGCAGTTCCTTTTAGTCTTGACAGTGTTGCAGACTCCATTCACTCCTTATTTTCTGAAGAAAATCCTGTAGCTTTGCAGTTAGCTCCCAGTGAGGAAAGAGTGTATATGGTGGGGACGGCAAACTCAGTTTTTGAGGATCTTTCAGTAACATTAGGACAGCTCCACAATCACCTGTTTCAGGAGAA TGTTCTTAGTTCACTTCTCAGTTCTCTGAGGAGTAACAATGAAGTTGATCTGCGCCTTCTTTCTGAACTGCAAGTTCTACATGATATTTCAAGTTTGATGTCTCaac aTAAGCATCTTGCCAATGATCCTTTTCCTGATTTGTATTCACTGGAGCTGACAGGTTTGGATGAAATTGGGAAACATTATGAAGAATATTCTGAACAATTCAGAGATGCTTCTAAGGTCCTTGTTGATGCTCTACAAAAGTTTGCAGATGACACGTATAGTCTTTACGGTGGGAATGCAGTGTTAGAGCTAGAGACTTTAAGATCATACGACCCATTCCTTGTGAGGAAGACAAGGACTGTCCTTGAGACAAAACAAGAGAAGAATCCACCAAGTCCCTATAaccttgtatataaatataattttgagtaTCCAGTGGTTTTCAGTTTGGTACTTGGGACAATGATCGCCTTGGCTTTGGCTGTGATTATCACCTCTTACAATGTTTGGAACATAGATCCTGGATATGAGAGCATCATTTATAGGATGACAAACCAGAAGATTCAAATGTATTGA